A region of Pyxidicoccus parkwaysis DNA encodes the following proteins:
- a CDS encoding ATP-binding protein produces the protein MARWFNTAGPCNPVDHYMLPALRRLPEVQRLIDQKGYFVVHAPRQVGKTTALLALAQDLTAEGQHVAVLVSMEVGAAFPHDVGAAEAAILNSWRSAARAQLPPELQPPPFPDAPPGGRVASALEAWSVDAGKPLVVFLDEVDSLRNGVLISVLRQLRDGYRNRPTHFPASLALIGLRDVRDYKVASGGSDHLGSASPFNIKVRSLTLRDFTEDEVAELYAQHTSDTGQRFEPEALALAFELTQGQPWLVNALAKVAVEELVPDTSQPVRRANIEKAKAILIQRQETHLDSLAERLREPRIRAILEPMLAGGLLGDVSEDDRRFAVDLGLLRRNPAGTLEVANPIYREILVRSLASGTRDTLPTIQPSWLKPDGRLDTERLREAFLVFWRQHGEPLLATAPYHEIAPHLVLMAFLHRVVNGGGTIEREYAIGRGRMDLYVRYGQDTLAIEIKVWRDREPDPLTEGLTQLDGYLHGLGEKSGWLVLFDRRSGQPPISERTRAEEAQTPSGLPVTVIRA, from the coding sequence ATGGCTCGCTGGTTCAACACCGCCGGTCCCTGCAACCCGGTCGACCACTACATGCTGCCGGCCCTGCGGCGACTGCCGGAGGTGCAGCGCCTCATCGACCAGAAGGGCTACTTCGTCGTCCACGCGCCCCGGCAGGTGGGCAAGACAACCGCGCTGCTCGCGCTTGCCCAGGACCTCACCGCCGAAGGGCAGCACGTCGCGGTCCTCGTCTCCATGGAAGTGGGCGCCGCCTTCCCTCATGACGTCGGTGCGGCCGAAGCAGCCATCCTCAACAGCTGGCGAAGCGCGGCGCGGGCGCAGCTCCCACCTGAATTGCAACCACCACCCTTTCCAGACGCACCACCGGGCGGCCGGGTGGCTTCCGCACTCGAGGCATGGTCGGTAGACGCGGGGAAACCGCTCGTCGTCTTCCTGGACGAAGTCGATTCGCTCAGGAATGGCGTGCTCATCTCCGTGCTGCGCCAACTGCGTGACGGCTACCGCAACCGGCCTACGCACTTTCCCGCGTCGCTCGCGCTCATCGGCCTACGCGACGTGCGCGACTACAAGGTGGCTTCCGGAGGCAGCGACCACCTGGGCAGTGCGAGCCCCTTCAACATCAAGGTCCGCTCCCTCACGCTGCGCGACTTCACCGAGGACGAGGTGGCCGAGCTCTACGCCCAGCACACCTCGGACACGGGACAGCGCTTCGAGCCCGAGGCACTCGCCCTCGCCTTCGAGCTCACGCAGGGCCAGCCGTGGCTCGTCAATGCCCTGGCCAAGGTGGCTGTCGAGGAGCTCGTTCCCGACACGTCACAGCCCGTTCGCCGTGCCAACATCGAGAAGGCCAAGGCCATCCTCATCCAGCGCCAGGAGACGCACCTGGACAGCCTCGCCGAGCGCCTGCGCGAGCCACGCATCCGCGCCATCCTCGAGCCCATGCTCGCGGGCGGGCTGCTCGGTGACGTGTCCGAGGATGACAGGCGCTTCGCGGTCGACCTGGGCCTGCTGCGCCGAAACCCGGCAGGTACCCTCGAGGTCGCCAATCCCATCTACCGCGAGATTCTCGTCCGCTCCCTCGCCTCGGGTACGCGCGATACCCTCCCCACCATCCAGCCCTCCTGGCTGAAGCCGGACGGGCGGCTCGACACGGAGCGTCTGCGCGAGGCCTTCCTCGTCTTCTGGCGCCAGCATGGCGAGCCGCTGCTGGCCACCGCGCCCTACCACGAGATTGCGCCCCACCTGGTGCTGATGGCCTTCCTCCACCGGGTGGTCAACGGCGGCGGCACCATCGAGCGCGAGTACGCCATCGGCCGTGGACGCATGGACCTGTACGTCCGCTACGGCCAGGACACGCTCGCCATCGAAATCAAGGTGTGGAGGGACCGCGAGCCGGACCCGCTCACCGAGGGCCTCACCCAGCTCGACGGCTACCTGCACGGGCTCGGGGAGAAGAGCGGCTGGCTCGTGCTCTTCGACCGCCGGAGCGGCCAGCCTCCCATCTCCGAGCGCACCCGCGCCGAGGAGGCCCAAACACCGTCGGGCCTCCCCGTCACCGTCATCCGCGCATAG
- a CDS encoding NAD-dependent epimerase/dehydratase family protein: MKLSRRGVIQGAAAVGSLWMLGCASSSKSGAGGTDAEAGAQGQVTKLPPPSKPQNILILGGTQFLGPALVEFARSRGHTVTLFNRGKTNPALFPDVEKLQGNRDPNKDTGLKALEGRKWDAVVDTSGYVPRIVKASAELLAPHVDHYVFVSSISVYKDLSKYGVDESSPVATMADETNEKVMENYGALKALCEKAAETAMPGRVLNVRPGLIVGPDDPSDRFTYWPVRAARGGEALAPGDGQDPVQFIDARDLAAWIILNVERRTAGVFNATGPTEPVLMKDFLELCKKTTGGDVSFTWADTAFLDKQKVAAWTDMPVWVPRTGEEKGLGRIGIQKALATGLTFRPTADTIRDTLAWFRTLPPDRQAKMDAGVTAEREKEVLAAWHQEHPGTAKAG; this comes from the coding sequence ATGAAGCTGTCCCGCAGAGGAGTGATTCAGGGAGCGGCCGCGGTGGGCTCGCTCTGGATGCTGGGCTGTGCCTCGTCGAGCAAGAGTGGCGCGGGCGGTACGGACGCGGAGGCGGGTGCGCAGGGGCAGGTGACGAAGCTGCCGCCGCCCTCCAAGCCGCAGAACATCCTCATCCTGGGCGGCACCCAGTTCCTGGGCCCGGCGCTGGTGGAGTTCGCGCGCTCGCGTGGCCACACCGTCACCCTCTTCAACCGCGGCAAGACCAACCCGGCCCTCTTCCCGGACGTGGAGAAGCTGCAGGGCAACCGCGACCCGAACAAGGACACCGGCCTGAAGGCGCTCGAGGGGCGCAAGTGGGACGCGGTGGTGGACACGTCCGGCTATGTGCCGCGCATCGTGAAGGCGTCCGCGGAGTTGCTGGCGCCGCACGTGGACCACTACGTCTTCGTGTCGTCCATCTCCGTCTACAAGGACCTGTCGAAGTACGGCGTCGACGAGTCCTCGCCGGTGGCGACGATGGCGGACGAGACGAATGAGAAGGTGATGGAGAACTACGGCGCGCTGAAGGCGCTGTGCGAGAAGGCGGCGGAGACGGCCATGCCGGGCCGCGTCCTCAACGTTCGCCCGGGCCTGATTGTCGGGCCGGATGACCCGTCGGACCGCTTCACGTACTGGCCGGTGCGCGCCGCGCGCGGCGGCGAGGCGCTGGCGCCGGGCGACGGGCAGGACCCGGTGCAGTTCATCGACGCGCGGGATCTGGCGGCGTGGATCATCCTCAACGTGGAGCGCCGCACGGCGGGCGTCTTCAACGCCACGGGCCCCACGGAGCCGGTGTTGATGAAGGACTTCCTGGAGCTGTGCAAGAAGACCACGGGCGGCGACGTGAGCTTCACGTGGGCGGACACGGCCTTCCTGGACAAGCAGAAGGTGGCGGCGTGGACGGACATGCCGGTGTGGGTGCCGCGCACGGGTGAGGAGAAGGGCCTGGGGCGGATAGGCATCCAGAAGGCGCTGGCCACGGGGCTGACGTTCCGGCCCACGGCGGACACGATTCGCGACACGCTGGCGTGGTTCCGCACGCTGCCGCCCGACCGTCAGGCGAAGATGGACGCGGGCGTGACGGCGGAGCGCGAGAAGGAAGTGCTCGCGGCGTGGCACCAGGAGCACCCGGGCACGGCGAAGGCGGGCTGA
- a CDS encoding NTP/NDP exchange transporter, whose product MLKRFVDVRDEEVGAVLGSFLYFFTLMCGYAILKPIRTELGTAGSVKDLPELYTATFLVMLAVVPAFSAVVARWPRRVVIPLAYRFFLLCLLALFALLKLEIAPVLVSRVFFVWLSVYNLFVVSIFWSFMSDVFASGQGKRLFGFIAAGGTTGMLVGPFLVGRLAKPLGPVNLILITVVLLEVSTQCVRRLGSWAHDVQHQPPAAEGPVGGGVLAGLRLIVTSPFLLAMGLQVLLYAATSTFISFQEVRLVAEVGKDAAHRTALYGDIDFYVQLATLVLQTAVTGRFISKLGLGAAMAVAPVLTALGFLGLAAVPVLGVLIAFKSLRGASHYALERPSREILFTTVDREARYKSKSFIDTVVYRGSDTVSGWLQEGLKGLGMSMTGLSLVAVPLAGLWLAVSLYLARHQRKHASTPAALSPAVPDNVPAR is encoded by the coding sequence ATGCTCAAGCGATTCGTAGACGTCCGGGACGAGGAGGTGGGCGCGGTCCTCGGCTCGTTCCTCTACTTCTTCACGCTGATGTGCGGCTACGCCATCCTCAAGCCCATCCGCACGGAGCTGGGCACGGCGGGCAGCGTGAAGGACCTCCCCGAGCTCTACACGGCGACGTTCCTGGTGATGCTCGCGGTGGTGCCGGCCTTCTCCGCCGTGGTGGCGCGCTGGCCCCGGCGCGTCGTCATTCCGCTCGCGTACCGCTTCTTCCTCCTGTGCCTGCTGGCGCTCTTCGCGCTGCTGAAGCTGGAGATTGCGCCGGTGCTGGTGTCGCGCGTCTTCTTCGTGTGGCTCAGCGTCTACAACCTCTTCGTCGTCTCCATCTTCTGGAGCTTCATGTCGGACGTCTTCGCCAGCGGCCAGGGCAAGCGTCTGTTCGGCTTCATCGCCGCGGGAGGCACCACGGGCATGCTCGTGGGCCCCTTCCTGGTGGGGCGCCTGGCGAAGCCGCTGGGGCCTGTGAATCTCATCCTCATCACCGTGGTGCTGCTGGAGGTGAGCACGCAGTGCGTGCGCCGGCTGGGGAGCTGGGCGCATGACGTGCAGCACCAGCCGCCGGCCGCGGAGGGGCCCGTGGGCGGAGGCGTGCTCGCGGGGTTGCGGCTCATCGTGACGTCGCCCTTCCTGCTCGCGATGGGGCTCCAAGTGTTGCTGTACGCGGCCACGTCCACGTTCATCAGCTTCCAGGAGGTGCGCCTCGTCGCCGAGGTGGGCAAGGACGCCGCGCACCGCACCGCGCTGTATGGGGACATCGACTTCTACGTGCAGCTCGCCACGCTGGTGCTGCAGACCGCCGTGACGGGACGCTTCATCTCGAAGCTGGGCCTGGGCGCGGCCATGGCGGTGGCGCCGGTGCTGACGGCGCTGGGCTTCCTGGGGCTGGCGGCGGTGCCGGTGCTGGGCGTGCTCATCGCCTTCAAGTCGCTGCGCGGGGCGAGCCACTACGCGCTGGAGCGCCCGTCGCGGGAAATCCTCTTCACCACGGTGGACCGCGAGGCGCGCTACAAGTCGAAGAGCTTCATCGACACGGTGGTGTACCGGGGCAGCGACACGGTGAGCGGCTGGCTCCAGGAGGGCCTGAAGGGCCTGGGCATGAGCATGACGGGCCTGTCGCTGGTGGCGGTGCCGCTGGCGGGGCTGTGGCTGGCGGTGTCGCTGTACCTCGCGCGACATCAGCGCAAGCACGCGAGCACTCCGGCTGCCCTGTCGCCCGCGGTTCCCGATAATGTCCCGGCCCGCTGA
- a CDS encoding pyridoxal phosphate-dependent aminotransferase, whose translation MAIDLTSLPRPSRDDSTVGTMARGLVGSEILRIAAQIRELVAKGQKVCNLTVGDFAPKEFPIPDGLRQNIATALQGGETNYPPSDGVLDLRQSVQRFYERALGLKYPLEGIVIAGGARPIIYGTYRSVLDEGETVVYPVPSWNNNHYAYIMGAKSVVVETDPAHGFMPTVEQLAPHLGTARLLCLCSPLNPTGTMIAPDALAAICERVVAENREREKRGQKPLILMYDQIYWVLSFGAVKHVTPVELVPEVAKYTVFVDGISKAFAATGVRVGWGVGPPTIIARMRDVLGHVGAWAPKAEQVAVARYLDDVPATEGFLEAMRERVDARLEALHKGFTRMREAGLPVQHIAPQGAIYLSVRFDMIGKGGLKTNDDIRKLLLEKASFAVVPFQAFGLPEDTGWFRLSVGATSVKEIEEALPRVEATLREALGAK comes from the coding sequence ATGGCAATCGACCTCACCTCCCTTCCCCGCCCCTCACGGGATGACAGCACCGTGGGCACCATGGCGCGGGGTCTCGTCGGCAGCGAAATCCTGCGAATCGCCGCGCAAATCCGGGAGCTCGTCGCCAAAGGCCAGAAGGTGTGCAACCTCACCGTGGGCGACTTCGCGCCGAAGGAGTTCCCCATCCCGGACGGGCTGCGGCAGAACATCGCCACCGCGCTCCAGGGCGGGGAGACGAACTACCCGCCGTCCGACGGCGTGCTCGACCTGCGCCAGTCGGTGCAGCGCTTCTACGAGCGCGCGCTCGGCCTGAAGTATCCGCTGGAGGGCATCGTCATCGCCGGCGGCGCGCGCCCCATCATCTACGGCACGTACCGCAGCGTGCTCGACGAGGGTGAGACGGTCGTCTACCCGGTGCCCTCGTGGAACAACAACCACTACGCGTACATCATGGGCGCGAAGAGCGTGGTGGTGGAGACGGACCCCGCGCACGGCTTCATGCCCACGGTGGAGCAACTTGCTCCGCACCTGGGCACCGCGCGGTTGCTATGCCTTTGCAGCCCGCTCAACCCCACCGGCACCATGATTGCGCCGGATGCGCTGGCCGCCATCTGCGAGCGCGTCGTCGCGGAGAACCGCGAGCGTGAGAAGCGCGGCCAGAAGCCGCTCATCCTCATGTACGACCAGATTTACTGGGTGCTGAGCTTCGGCGCGGTGAAGCACGTGACGCCGGTGGAGTTGGTGCCCGAGGTGGCGAAGTACACCGTCTTCGTGGACGGAATCTCCAAGGCCTTCGCCGCCACCGGCGTGCGCGTGGGCTGGGGCGTGGGCCCGCCGACGATTATCGCCCGCATGCGCGACGTGCTGGGCCACGTGGGCGCGTGGGCGCCCAAGGCCGAGCAGGTCGCGGTGGCTCGCTATCTCGATGACGTGCCGGCCACGGAGGGCTTCCTCGAGGCCATGCGCGAGCGCGTGGACGCGCGCCTGGAGGCGCTGCACAAGGGCTTCACGCGGATGCGCGAGGCAGGGCTGCCGGTGCAGCACATCGCCCCTCAGGGCGCCATCTACCTCTCCGTGCGCTTCGACATGATTGGCAAGGGCGGCCTCAAGACGAACGACGACATCCGCAAGCTGCTGCTGGAGAAGGCGAGCTTCGCGGTGGTGCCGTTCCAGGCCTTCGGCCTGCCCGAGGACACCGGCTGGTTCCGCCTGTCCGTCGGTGCCACGTCGGTGAAGGAAATCGAGGAGGCCCTGCCGCGCGTGGAGGCCACCCTGCGCGAGGCGCTCGGCGCGAAGTAG
- a CDS encoding DUF1028 domain-containing protein, giving the protein MKLLERSLLVLSSLLLASSTAAAADRPAINTRLFGTRAIVACDPVEKTCGLAVISFPAGVSGLVPYGRSDVAVASMYIPSVDDANAIISRIDSGETPQAAVDAVMAADPYGAYRQLAAVKLQPDGTVSVGQRTGEESSDFRCSIKGATYVVQANNQTTADMCRVMAQAFDKAKGSLPQRLFASLKAGSRVGGDRNGDRSGVIRAWNSTDESAFYTHVIADAVTHVSSTAIRDLEIQLNRYQGGIAVTYAADLVPLDRENTKLVKHALHKLGYYHGPMDASWPASAEQALADFVWNNLFFEKPTVEVNGVRKIDGVLVNYLRDADLGALIPATPAQ; this is encoded by the coding sequence ATGAAGCTTCTCGAGCGCAGCCTGCTGGTCCTCTCGTCCCTGCTGCTGGCGTCCTCCACCGCGGCCGCGGCGGACCGCCCCGCCATCAACACGCGCCTGTTCGGCACGCGCGCCATCGTCGCGTGCGACCCGGTGGAGAAGACGTGCGGCCTGGCCGTTATCTCCTTCCCCGCGGGTGTGAGCGGGTTGGTGCCCTACGGACGGTCGGACGTGGCGGTGGCCAGCATGTACATCCCGTCGGTGGATGATGCGAATGCCATCATCTCGCGCATCGACTCGGGCGAGACGCCGCAGGCCGCCGTCGACGCGGTGATGGCCGCGGACCCGTATGGCGCGTACCGCCAGCTCGCCGCGGTGAAGCTGCAGCCCGACGGCACCGTGTCGGTGGGCCAGCGCACGGGTGAAGAGAGCAGCGACTTCAGGTGCTCCATCAAGGGCGCCACCTACGTGGTGCAGGCCAACAACCAGACCACCGCCGACATGTGCCGCGTCATGGCCCAGGCCTTCGACAAGGCCAAGGGCAGCCTGCCGCAGCGGCTGTTCGCCTCGCTCAAGGCCGGCTCGCGCGTGGGCGGCGACCGCAACGGCGACCGCTCCGGCGTCATCCGCGCGTGGAACAGCACGGACGAGTCCGCCTTCTACACGCACGTGATTGCGGACGCGGTCACCCACGTCAGCAGCACGGCGATCCGAGATTTGGAGATTCAGTTGAACCGCTACCAGGGCGGCATCGCGGTGACGTACGCGGCGGACCTCGTGCCGCTGGACCGTGAGAACACGAAGTTGGTGAAGCACGCGCTTCACAAGCTCGGCTACTACCACGGGCCCATGGACGCGAGCTGGCCGGCGAGCGCCGAGCAGGCCCTGGCCGACTTCGTGTGGAACAACCTCTTCTTCGAGAAGCCCACCGTGGAGGTGAATGGCGTGCGGAAGATTGATGGGGTGCTCGTCAACTACCTGCGCGACGCGGACCTCGGTGCGCTCATCCCCGCGACGCCGGCGCAGTAA
- a CDS encoding AMIN-like domain-containing (lipo)protein, giving the protein MRRLTSLWLVGCVAIAGCSKKDEGPPHPAAELPAPADSPAQPSGPPPGTLPREGEAAANPPVHVVVDGGVAHGPPPEVVEEAAPDSGATTGGAPSGATAPAPATGQTPEDVKNREWTAGNVTLKRPPGMPMTLRSVRAGQHPDFDRVVFEFDGAQLPGYRLEYVDKPIIKCGSGDETAVAGQAWLQVTLTPARGHDDKGQATVAEREMKPNLPVIAELERTCDFEGEVTWVLGNKHPNKYRVMELKDPTRLVVDVQH; this is encoded by the coding sequence ATGCGCAGGCTGACGTCGCTGTGGCTCGTGGGGTGTGTCGCAATCGCCGGGTGCTCGAAGAAGGACGAGGGGCCTCCGCATCCGGCCGCGGAGTTGCCGGCTCCGGCTGATTCTCCCGCGCAGCCCTCGGGTCCGCCGCCGGGCACCCTGCCCCGTGAGGGCGAGGCCGCCGCGAATCCGCCCGTCCATGTCGTGGTCGACGGAGGCGTGGCGCACGGGCCGCCTCCCGAGGTGGTGGAGGAAGCCGCTCCGGATTCCGGAGCCACGACGGGGGGCGCTCCCTCGGGAGCGACGGCTCCGGCTCCCGCGACGGGGCAGACTCCGGAGGACGTGAAGAACCGCGAGTGGACGGCGGGCAACGTGACGCTGAAGCGCCCTCCGGGCATGCCCATGACGCTGCGCTCGGTACGGGCAGGGCAGCATCCGGACTTCGACCGCGTGGTGTTCGAGTTCGACGGCGCGCAGCTCCCCGGCTACCGGCTGGAGTACGTGGACAAGCCCATCATCAAGTGTGGCTCGGGGGACGAGACGGCCGTGGCCGGACAGGCGTGGCTCCAGGTGACGCTCACTCCCGCGCGGGGACATGACGACAAGGGACAGGCCACCGTCGCCGAGCGGGAGATGAAGCCGAACCTGCCCGTCATCGCGGAGCTCGAGCGCACGTGCGACTTCGAGGGCGAGGTGACGTGGGTGCTCGGCAACAAGCACCCGAACAAGTACCGCGTCATGGAGCTGAAGGACCCGACGCGGCTCGTGGTGGACGTGCAGCACTGA
- a CDS encoding 4-alpha-glucanotransferase → MAPAPLPEDHSRLVTEALAALDIRNCVLSIHDPSFPSLPEEDTGWGSPYSEGAARFLAFAREAGFNGIQLGPQGQTTEFNASPYDGTLFSRNLLNVALAPLEEPEPWGALLPRGRVATLAASRPCDSSPGERYRQAFRTHLSVLEEAWQSFRRQRDSSPEIRALAGRFAVFRQQHHAWLLRDALFDVLCEEKHEPDWRRWSDSLDGRLWSPRPEEEAAAAARIVELEARYAEALERHAFFQFVVHAQHQALRERTTAWGLKLYGDLQIGFSPRDTWAWQGLFLRRYLMGAPPSRTNPDGQPWNYPVLDPEQYFEPDDAGVLAGQRGGPVLRFMNARMDKMLGEYDGLRLDHPHGLVCPWVYRADASDALWSVQHGARLFSSPDLLDHPDLARYALVHPSQLDRTVPRYADGEVKSLTPEQVRRYSVLFDTVVGAARRNGRDLGDLLGEVLSTLPYPLMRVLAQYGLGRFRVTQKADLNNPTDVYRSENVAPEDWVMVGNHDTKSLWRLVGEWQWRGTHKAQADYLAWRLCPEEAEREAFARRLTEDPGLLAQAKLADLFASRARNVMVFFTDLLGMTETYNTPGTVDERNWSLRVPTDWAREYRERLQRDAALNIPAALAMALRARGTEARKRHQALLARLDRLASRLRA, encoded by the coding sequence ATGGCTCCAGCACCGCTGCCCGAAGACCACTCCCGACTCGTCACCGAGGCCCTCGCCGCGCTCGACATCCGCAACTGCGTGTTGAGCATCCACGACCCGAGCTTCCCCAGCCTTCCCGAAGAAGACACGGGCTGGGGCTCGCCGTACTCCGAAGGCGCGGCGCGCTTCCTCGCCTTCGCGCGGGAAGCGGGCTTCAACGGCATCCAGCTCGGGCCGCAGGGACAGACCACCGAGTTCAACGCGTCGCCGTATGACGGCACGCTCTTCTCGCGCAATCTCCTCAATGTGGCGCTCGCGCCGCTGGAGGAGCCGGAGCCGTGGGGCGCACTGTTGCCGCGCGGACGCGTCGCCACGCTGGCCGCGAGCCGCCCATGTGATTCCAGCCCGGGTGAGCGCTACCGCCAGGCCTTTCGCACGCACCTCTCCGTGTTGGAGGAGGCATGGCAGTCCTTCCGCCGGCAGAGGGATTCGTCCCCCGAGATTCGCGCGCTGGCCGGACGCTTCGCCGTCTTCCGCCAGCAGCACCACGCGTGGCTCCTCCGCGATGCCCTCTTTGACGTGCTGTGCGAGGAGAAGCACGAGCCGGACTGGAGGCGCTGGAGCGACTCGCTCGACGGGCGGCTGTGGAGTCCCCGTCCCGAGGAAGAGGCGGCAGCGGCCGCGCGCATCGTGGAGCTGGAGGCACGGTACGCGGAGGCGCTGGAGCGTCATGCCTTCTTCCAGTTCGTCGTGCATGCGCAGCACCAGGCCTTGCGTGAGCGCACGACGGCGTGGGGGCTGAAGCTGTACGGCGACCTGCAGATTGGCTTCTCGCCGCGAGACACGTGGGCATGGCAGGGACTCTTCCTGCGCAGGTACCTCATGGGCGCGCCGCCCAGCCGGACGAATCCGGACGGGCAGCCGTGGAACTACCCCGTGCTGGACCCGGAGCAGTACTTCGAGCCCGACGACGCGGGAGTCCTGGCGGGACAGCGGGGCGGGCCGGTGCTGCGCTTCATGAATGCGCGCATGGACAAGATGCTCGGCGAGTACGACGGGCTGCGGCTGGACCATCCGCACGGGCTCGTGTGTCCGTGGGTGTACCGGGCGGATGCGTCGGACGCGCTGTGGTCCGTGCAGCATGGAGCGCGGCTGTTCTCGTCACCGGACCTGCTGGACCACCCGGACCTCGCGCGCTACGCGCTGGTGCATCCGTCGCAGTTGGACCGCACGGTGCCTCGCTACGCGGATGGTGAGGTGAAGTCCCTCACGCCGGAGCAGGTGCGCCGCTACAGCGTCCTCTTCGACACGGTAGTGGGCGCGGCGCGGCGCAACGGGCGTGACTTGGGAGACCTGCTCGGTGAGGTGCTCAGCACGCTGCCGTATCCGCTGATGCGGGTGCTGGCGCAGTACGGGCTGGGACGCTTCCGCGTGACGCAGAAGGCGGACCTGAACAACCCGACGGACGTGTACCGCAGTGAGAACGTGGCGCCCGAGGACTGGGTGATGGTGGGCAACCACGACACGAAGTCCCTCTGGCGACTGGTGGGCGAGTGGCAGTGGCGAGGCACTCACAAGGCGCAGGCGGACTATCTCGCGTGGCGCTTGTGCCCCGAGGAAGCGGAGCGGGAGGCCTTCGCGCGGAGGCTGACGGAGGACCCGGGACTGCTCGCGCAGGCGAAGCTGGCGGATCTGTTCGCGAGCCGCGCGCGCAATGTGATGGTGTTCTTCACGGACCTGCTGGGGATGACGGAGACGTACAACACGCCCGGCACGGTGGATGAGAGGAATTGGTCGCTGCGAGTGCCCACGGACTGGGCGCGCGAGTACCGCGAGCGGCTCCAGCGGGACGCGGCGCTCAACATTCCCGCCGCGCTGGCCATGGCCCTGCGCGCGAGGGGCACGGAGGCTCGAAAGCGTCATCAAGCGCTGCTCGCGAGGCTGGACCGGCTCGCGAGCAGGCTGCGCGCATAG